One Fusobacterium ulcerans DNA segment encodes these proteins:
- a CDS encoding ribonucleotide-diphosphate reductase subunit beta codes for MDRKKLFNPLGDDSLSKRRVIKGDSTNIFNLNNVKYQWANQLYRTMMGNFWIPEKIDLTQDKNDYKNLTDQEKEAYDGILSFLIFLDSIQTNNIPNVCDYITAPEINLILSIQTFQEAIHSQSYQYIIESILPKEIRNSIYDKWREDKILFERNKYIAEMYQKFLEEPNDKNFSKVIIADYLLEAIYFYNGFNFFYLLASRNRMMGTSDVIRLINRDELSHVVIFQHLLKEIRNENPDFFNDEEIYSMFRKAVEQEINWTNHIIGNQILGITEETTEQYTKWLANERLRSIGLKPIYEGFNKNPYKHLTKFADTEGEGNVKANFFEGTVTSYNMSSSIDGWDEI; via the coding sequence GTGGATAGAAAAAAACTTTTTAATCCTCTGGGAGATGATTCTCTGTCTAAGAGAAGAGTGATAAAAGGAGACAGTACAAATATATTTAACCTGAATAATGTTAAATATCAATGGGCAAATCAACTTTATAGAACAATGATGGGAAACTTTTGGATACCAGAAAAAATAGATTTAACACAGGATAAAAATGACTATAAAAATCTGACAGATCAGGAAAAAGAAGCTTATGATGGAATTTTATCATTTTTAATATTTCTTGATAGTATTCAAACTAATAATATTCCAAATGTCTGTGATTATATAACAGCTCCTGAAATAAATTTGATACTTTCTATACAGACATTTCAGGAAGCTATACATTCCCAATCTTATCAATATATAATAGAATCTATACTTCCCAAGGAAATAAGAAATTCTATATATGATAAGTGGAGAGAAGACAAGATATTATTTGAAAGAAATAAATATATTGCTGAAATGTATCAAAAGTTTTTGGAAGAACCTAATGATAAGAATTTTTCAAAAGTTATAATAGCAGATTATCTTTTAGAAGCAATATACTTCTATAATGGATTTAATTTTTTCTATCTTTTAGCAAGCAGAAACAGAATGATGGGAACTTCAGATGTAATAAGGCTTATAAATAGAGATGAACTGTCTCATGTAGTTATTTTTCAGCATTTATTAAAAGAAATAAGAAATGAAAATCCAGATTTCTTTAATGATGAAGAAATTTATAGCATGTTTAGAAAAGCAGTGGAGCAGGAAATAAATTGGACTAACCATATAATAGGAAATCAGATTCTGGGAATAACAGAAGAAACAACTGAACAATATACAAAATGGTTGGCTAATGAGAGATTAAGAAGTATTGGGCTAAAGCCAATATATGAAGGATTTAATAAAAATCCATATAAGCATCTTACAAAATTTGCAGATACAGAGGGAGAAGGAAATGTTAAAGCAAACTTCTTTGAAGGTACTGTAACAAGTTACAATATGAGTTCGTCTATAGATGGATGGGATGAAATATAG
- a CDS encoding ribonucleoside-diphosphate reductase subunit alpha encodes MREVINRAGIRENLDITKIREKLVRACEGLEVNMVELESYIDSIYQENITTKKIQESLINQAVAMTSFEESDWTYVAGRLLMMETEREVFHKRGFSYGDFYKTIKTLTEKGIYDSRLQEYTKDEIKELEKVIDISRDMMYDYAGANMFVNRYLLKFKGNIYELPQEVFMCIAMLLAINEEDRVAVAKRFYNALSLKKISLATPILANLRIPKGNLSSCFITAMDDNIESIFYNIDTIAKISKSGGGVGLNISRIRAKDSMVNGYYNASGGVVPWIKIVNDTAVAVNQQGRRAGAVTAALDSWHLDIELFLELQTENGDQRGKAYDIYPQVVLSDLFMKRVEENLEWTLIDPYEVRKKYGVELCELYGEKFEEIYEKLEKDTSLELKKVIKARELFKEIMKVQIETGMPYIFFKDRANLMNHNSHKGMIGNGNLCMESFSNFSPSKNFAEETVEEKGVRTVNLGEVHTCNLVSLNLAEILKEELENIVDTAVRILDNTIDLTKTPIKESDKHNVSYRTIGVGTMGLADYLAREFMIYDESMNDIDELFEEIALYSIKSSALLAKDRGEYPAFKGSLWDKGLFFQKDREWYMKNSKYADKWGEVFELVKKYGMRNGELTAIAPNTSTSLLMGATASVNPTFSRFYIEKNQKGAVPRVVKYLKDRAWFYPEFKNVNPQTYVKIMSRIGKWTTQGVSMELIFDLNKNIKAKDIYDTFMTAWKNGCKSVYYIRTIQKNTNIMNEKEECESCSG; translated from the coding sequence ATGAGAGAAGTTATAAATAGAGCTGGAATAAGAGAAAATTTAGATATAACAAAAATAAGAGAGAAATTGGTAAGAGCCTGTGAAGGTCTGGAAGTTAATATGGTTGAGCTGGAAAGCTATATAGATTCAATATATCAGGAAAATATAACAACAAAAAAAATACAGGAATCTCTTATAAATCAAGCAGTTGCAATGACAAGTTTTGAAGAAAGCGACTGGACATATGTTGCTGGAAGGCTTCTCATGATGGAAACAGAAAGAGAAGTTTTTCATAAAAGAGGTTTTTCATATGGTGATTTTTATAAAACAATAAAAACTCTTACAGAAAAAGGAATATATGACAGCAGGCTTCAGGAATATACAAAAGATGAGATCAAAGAACTAGAAAAGGTTATTGATATATCAAGAGATATGATGTATGACTATGCAGGAGCTAACATGTTTGTGAATAGGTATCTTTTGAAATTCAAGGGGAATATCTATGAACTTCCACAAGAAGTATTTATGTGTATAGCCATGCTGTTGGCAATAAATGAAGAAGATAGAGTTGCAGTAGCCAAAAGATTCTATAATGCCCTGTCTCTGAAAAAAATATCTTTAGCTACACCTATTCTTGCAAATTTGAGAATACCAAAAGGAAATCTATCATCATGTTTTATCACTGCAATGGATGATAATATAGAATCTATCTTCTATAATATAGACACTATTGCTAAAATAAGCAAAAGCGGTGGAGGAGTAGGGCTTAATATTTCAAGAATCAGGGCTAAAGATTCTATGGTAAATGGATATTATAATGCAAGTGGTGGAGTAGTTCCATGGATAAAAATAGTAAACGATACTGCTGTAGCTGTAAATCAGCAGGGGAGAAGAGCAGGAGCTGTAACAGCAGCCCTTGATTCATGGCATCTGGATATTGAGCTGTTTTTAGAGCTTCAGACAGAAAATGGAGATCAGAGAGGAAAAGCTTATGACATATATCCTCAGGTTGTATTATCTGATTTGTTTATGAAAAGAGTGGAAGAAAATTTAGAGTGGACATTAATAGATCCATATGAAGTACGTAAAAAGTATGGAGTTGAATTATGTGAACTTTATGGAGAAAAATTTGAAGAGATTTATGAAAAGTTGGAAAAAGATACTTCTTTAGAGCTTAAAAAAGTGATAAAAGCTAGGGAATTATTTAAAGAAATAATGAAAGTGCAGATAGAAACAGGAATGCCATATATTTTTTTCAAGGATAGGGCAAATCTGATGAACCATAACAGCCATAAAGGAATGATAGGTAATGGAAATCTGTGTATGGAGAGTTTTTCTAATTTTTCTCCAAGTAAAAACTTTGCAGAAGAAACTGTAGAAGAAAAAGGAGTAAGAACTGTAAATCTAGGAGAAGTTCATACATGTAATTTGGTATCTCTGAATTTGGCTGAAATATTGAAAGAGGAACTTGAAAATATAGTTGATACTGCTGTAAGAATATTGGATAATACTATTGATTTAACTAAAACCCCTATAAAAGAATCGGATAAACATAATGTCTCATATAGAACTATAGGGGTAGGAACTATGGGGTTGGCAGATTATTTGGCAAGAGAATTTATGATTTATGATGAGTCTATGAATGATATAGATGAACTTTTTGAAGAGATTGCTCTATACAGCATAAAATCATCAGCATTACTGGCTAAAGATAGAGGAGAATATCCAGCCTTTAAAGGTTCTTTGTGGGATAAAGGATTGTTTTTCCAAAAAGATAGAGAATGGTATATGAAGAATTCAAAATATGCAGACAAATGGGGAGAAGTATTTGAATTGGTAAAAAAATATGGAATGCGTAATGGAGAACTTACTGCTATTGCCCCTAATACTTCAACATCTCTTCTTATGGGAGCGACAGCTTCAGTTAATCCAACATTTTCAAGATTTTATATAGAAAAAAACCAAAAGGGAGCAGTACCAAGAGTAGTAAAATATCTTAAAGACAGAGCATGGTTTTATCCAGAATTTAAAAATGTAAATCCACAGACATATGTAAAAATAATGAGTAGAATAGGAAAGTGGACTACTCAGGGAGTTTCTATGGAGTTAATTTTTGATTTGAATAAAAATATAAAGGCAAAGGATATTTATGATACTTTTATGACAGCATGGAAAAATGGCTGCAAATCAGTTTACTATATAAGAACAATTCAGAAGAATACTAATATAATGAATGAAAAAGAGGAGTGTGAAAGCTGTAGTGGATAG
- the rplT gene encoding 50S ribosomal protein L20, with amino-acid sequence MRVKTGIVRRRKHKKILQAAKGFRGASGDVIKQAKQATMKAAAYSTRDRKVNKRRMRSLWIIRINSAARINGLTYSTLINGLKRAGIVLDRKVLADIALNNAAEFTKLAETAKAAL; translated from the coding sequence ATGAGAGTTAAGACTGGTATAGTTAGAAGAAGAAAGCATAAAAAAATATTACAAGCTGCAAAAGGATTCAGAGGAGCGTCTGGTGACGTTATAAAACAAGCTAAACAAGCTACAATGAAAGCAGCAGCTTACTCAACAAGAGATAGAAAAGTTAACAAAAGAAGAATGAGATCACTTTGGATCATCAGAATCAACTCAGCAGCTAGAATCAATGGATTAACTTATTCAACTTTAATCAATGGATTAAAAAGAGCTGGAATCGTATTAGACAGAAAAGTTTTAGCAGATATCGCTTTAAACAATGCAGCTGAATTCACTAAATTAGCTGAAACTGCAAAAGCTGCTCTATAA
- a CDS encoding iron-containing alcohol dehydrogenase yields the protein MIYYIPPINLLGRGCLAELKQPLSTMGCKKALVVSDKFLMGNGTVKKVTDILKGAGVDFVVYDEPKPNPTVKNVEDGYRILTDEKCDLVVSIGGGSPQDCGKAIAVLATNGGNIKDYEGVNKTKNKSLPIIAITTTAGTSAEVTINYVITDEERHVKMIMVDTNSLAAITVNDPELMMSKPAPLTAATGMDALTHAIEAVVAKGAMDVTDCTALYAIKEIFDYLPRAVKDGSDIEAREQMCYSCFLNGIAFSNAGLGNVHAMAHQLGGLYDLPHGVCNAMLLPIVEEENAKNAPEKFRVIAQTIGYDAADKTDKECVDYVIGRIKALSEEVGIPKSLKEVGVDNPDFELLAENAMKDACAGANPVFFDKEKLVELFKKIS from the coding sequence ATGATTTACTACATACCACCAATTAATCTATTAGGAAGAGGATGTCTTGCTGAGCTTAAACAGCCATTATCAACAATGGGATGTAAAAAAGCTTTAGTTGTAAGTGATAAGTTTCTTATGGGGAATGGAACTGTAAAAAAAGTTACTGATATATTAAAGGGAGCAGGAGTAGATTTTGTTGTTTATGATGAACCTAAACCAAATCCTACAGTAAAAAATGTGGAAGATGGATATAGAATATTAACTGATGAAAAATGTGACCTTGTTGTAAGTATTGGAGGAGGATCACCTCAAGACTGTGGAAAAGCTATTGCTGTACTTGCAACTAATGGAGGAAATATAAAAGATTATGAAGGAGTGAACAAAACTAAAAACAAATCACTTCCTATAATAGCTATAACTACTACAGCTGGAACATCTGCTGAAGTAACTATTAACTATGTAATAACAGATGAAGAGAGACATGTAAAAATGATTATGGTAGATACAAACTCTCTTGCAGCAATAACAGTAAATGATCCTGAGCTTATGATGAGCAAGCCAGCTCCTCTTACAGCAGCAACAGGAATGGATGCTTTAACTCATGCAATAGAAGCAGTAGTAGCTAAAGGAGCTATGGATGTTACTGATTGTACAGCTCTATATGCTATAAAAGAAATTTTTGATTATCTTCCAAGAGCAGTAAAAGATGGAAGTGATATAGAAGCAAGAGAGCAAATGTGCTACTCTTGTTTCTTAAATGGAATAGCATTCAGTAATGCTGGACTTGGAAATGTACATGCAATGGCACACCAACTTGGAGGATTGTATGACCTTCCTCATGGTGTATGTAATGCTATGCTTCTTCCAATAGTAGAAGAAGAAAATGCTAAAAATGCTCCTGAAAAATTCAGAGTAATAGCTCAAACTATTGGTTATGATGCAGCTGATAAAACTGATAAAGAATGTGTAGACTATGTAATTGGTAGAATAAAAGCACTTTCTGAAGAAGTTGGAATACCTAAATCACTAAAAGAAGTAGGAGTAGACAACCCAGACTTTGAACTATTAGCTGAAAATGCTATGAAGGATGCTTGTGCTGGAGCAAACCCAGTATTCTTTGATAAAGAAAAACTTGTAGAGTTATTCAAAAAAATATCTTAA
- the infC gene encoding translation initiation factor IF-3: MISEKIRINEKIKGREFRIISSTGEQLGVMSANEALELARQEDLDLVEISPTAKPPVCKIMDFGKYRYEQTRKAKEAKKNQKQVVIKEVKVTARIDTHDLETKMGQIEKFLSKENKVKVTLVLFGRERMHATLGIDTLNEIAEKFAEVADADKKYNEKQKHIILTPKKS, from the coding sequence ATTATTTCTGAAAAAATTAGAATCAACGAAAAAATTAAAGGGAGAGAATTTAGAATTATCTCTTCGACAGGTGAACAATTAGGAGTTATGTCAGCTAATGAAGCATTGGAATTAGCAAGACAGGAAGATTTAGATCTAGTTGAGATTTCACCTACTGCGAAGCCACCAGTATGTAAAATAATGGACTTCGGAAAATACAGATATGAACAAACAAGAAAAGCTAAAGAAGCTAAGAAAAATCAAAAACAAGTAGTAATAAAAGAAGTAAAAGTTACTGCTAGAATAGATACTCATGACTTAGAAACTAAAATGGGTCAAATTGAAAAATTCTTATCTAAAGAAAATAAAGTAAAAGTTACTTTAGTTTTATTTGGAAGAGAAAGAATGCATGCTACACTTGGTATAGATACTCTAAATGAGATTGCAGAAAAGTTTGCTGAAGTTGCAGATGCAGATAAAAAATATAACGAAAAGCAGAAACACATTATATTAACACCTAAAAAGAGTTAA
- the rpmI gene encoding 50S ribosomal protein L35, translating to MPKMKTHRGAKKRIKVTGTGKFIVKHSGKSHILTKKDRKRKNSLKKDLVVTDTLKKHMQGLLPYGVGR from the coding sequence ATGCCAAAAATGAAGACTCACAGAGGAGCAAAAAAGAGAATTAAAGTAACAGGGACTGGGAAATTTATAGTTAAACATTCTGGAAAAAGCCATATCTTAACTAAAAAAGATAGAAAAAGAAAAAATAGCCTAAAGAAAGATTTAGTAGTTACTGACACTTTAAAGAAACATATGCAAGGGTTACTACCATACGGAGTAGGAAGATAA
- a CDS encoding glutaredoxin family protein: MIKVFGKEGCSKCESLKRTLDNKGIEYEYIQDLKTLMTVASKNRIMSAPVIEKDGEYYTMEKLLEVI; the protein is encoded by the coding sequence ATGATAAAAGTATTTGGTAAAGAAGGATGTAGTAAATGTGAGTCTTTAAAAAGGACTTTAGATAATAAAGGAATTGAATATGAATATATTCAGGATTTAAAAACTTTAATGACTGTAGCCAGTAAAAATAGAATTATGAGTGCTCCAGTTATTGAAAAAGATGGAGAATATTACACAATGGAAAAGCTTTTAGAGGTTATATAA
- a CDS encoding B3/B4 domain-containing protein: MKRFVIEENVFEMFPNLEIGVLSFKNVDNSGTGKADMLESVCKSLCERLASGDEAEGYIKEYSLAMKKFKTKKGAKASIDAMASRIAKGHILGTINPLVDIYNVICLKNLVTCGGEDLDKIEGDMVLCFAKGDEEFIPLGKEQNKPPKEDELIYRDDKGAVVRGWLWREADRTKITENTKNALLYMELIDENRKEEFKKIVSELEELVLQELGGQCKATIIDKNNPVCEIG; encoded by the coding sequence ATGAAGAGATTTGTTATTGAAGAGAATGTATTTGAAATGTTTCCCAATTTAGAAATAGGAGTATTGTCTTTTAAAAATGTTGATAACAGTGGAACTGGAAAAGCAGATATGCTGGAATCTGTATGTAAATCTCTTTGTGAAAGATTAGCTTCTGGTGATGAGGCAGAGGGGTATATAAAAGAATACAGCCTTGCTATGAAAAAATTTAAAACTAAAAAAGGAGCTAAAGCTTCAATTGATGCAATGGCTTCGAGAATTGCAAAGGGACATATATTAGGAACAATAAATCCTCTTGTAGATATATATAATGTAATATGTTTGAAAAATCTCGTTACATGTGGGGGAGAGGATCTGGACAAAATAGAAGGGGATATGGTATTGTGTTTTGCTAAAGGAGATGAGGAATTTATTCCTTTAGGCAAAGAGCAGAATAAGCCTCCTAAAGAAGATGAACTTATATATAGAGATGATAAGGGAGCAGTGGTGAGAGGGTGGCTCTGGAGAGAAGCTGACAGAACTAAAATAACTGAAAATACTAAAAATGCTCTTCTTTATATGGAATTAATAGATGAAAATAGAAAAGAGGAATTTAAAAAAATAGTCAGTGAATTAGAAGAGCTTGTGCTTCAAGAATTAGGAGGACAGTGTAAAGCGACTATAATAGATAAAAATAATCCTGTGTGTGAAATAGGATAA